From a region of the Dictyostelium discoideum AX4 chromosome 2 chromosome, whole genome shotgun sequence genome:
- a CDS encoding hypothetical protein (Similar to Dictyostelium discoideum (Slime mold). Histidine kinase DhkE) yields MVSLKIFTKNFKILFSIFLVLLLFNVLIINYIVNSYSIDFLRVNKNKYNSKGWNNPFDFEDVQEEELLELNNNFIRFSNMHEKLLVGEGGIRKPSLKLQKSPNINQNQPEKRSLPTKDEKQQQQQQQQQQQQQQQQQQQQQQQQQEKQIKNKEKDEKDEKEEIKIEIIDNNSNNNNNNNNNNNNNNNNNNNNNNNNNNNNNNNNNNNNNNNEDKIKENKVKIEEIQINNENEAKLEKEEKEEEEEEEEEEEEEDDYINYNKYKYISQRNKGGSSIGKLLIVIPSVRREANKDHLSEILGSFEDQSKDITPLSGLDIKVLVFNNNPKQHPVFSKLKEYYRYKFRDMFSFMDNPSRLIETEAIPSFDDSYYLNKNETTFKMRQKNLDIVKMLRTVKNEAEYIMIMEDDFPLCSSTISILPYLLKKSLLYNPKWDLIKTSVGLNGFIIRSKYINRVTNYLEHNRKYKPIEHLLSEWMCGMRDIRTSPDIVRNNINNNNNNNNNNNNNNNDNNNIDNNNNNNNYKNNYINNFKCNENKRNSLIFKLTLFSHIDGGSTYKRDANSIKFPHCWYDYTHLLPVGDRYYVKQCSDDDLAPCIQYTPIKSMITDLSEISHLNHYIKAKVVISPTAKRNITIDVSFVQRYLPVIYRSTSILEDTHNFSTSGVNKHLQDHRNNKIKPQSEDNLRIHGDHYDEEEEGLDEEQESTGTSLWRIIKNLFFAFLIFILISIIIIFTFPFFKKFNTNKLMKKTTD; encoded by the exons atggtctcactaaaaatttttacaaagaattttaaaattctattttctattttcttagttttattattatttaatgtattGATCATAAATTATATAGTGAATTCATATTCAATAGATTTCTTAAgggtaaataaaaataaatataatagtaAAGGTTGGAATAACCCATTCGATTTCGAAGATGTTCAAGAGGaagaattattagaattgAACAACAACTTTATTAGATTCTCAAATATGCACGAAAAACTATTAGTCGGTGAAGGAGGTATTAGAAAACCCTCTCTTAAACTTCAAAAATCAccaaatataaatcaaaatcaaccaGAGAAAAGGTCATTACCAACAAAAgatgaaaaacaacaacaacaacaacaacaacaacaacaacaacaacaacaacaacaacaacaacaacaacaacaacaacaacaagaaaaacaaataaaaaacaaagaaaaagatgagaaagatgaaaaagaagaaattaaaattgaaatcatagataataatagtaataataataataataataataataataataataataataataataataataataataataataataataataataataataataataataataataataataataataataataatgaagataaaataaaagaaaataaagttaaaattgaagaaatacaaataaataatgaaaatgaagcaaaacttgaaaaagaagaaaaagaagaagaggaagaagaggaagaggaagaggaagaagaagatgattatattaattacaataaatataaatatatatcaCAAAGAAATAAAGGCGGTAGTAGTATcggtaaattattaattgtaatacCATCAGTTAGAAGAGAAGCCAATAAAGATCATCTTTCAGAGATATTAGGTAGTTTTGAAGATCAATCTAAAGATATTACCCCATTGTCAGGATTAGATATTAAGGTTTTAGTATTTAATAACAATCCAAAACAACATCCAGTTTTTAGTAAACTTAAAGAATATTATAGATATAAATTTAGAGATATGTTTTCTTTTATGGATAATCCAAGTAGATTAATAGAAACTGAAGCAATACCATCATTCGATGattcttattatttaaataaaaatgaaacaacCTTTAAa atGAGACAAAAGAATTTAGATATTGTAAAGATGTTAAGAACTGTTAAAAATGAAGCAGAATATATTATGATAATGGAAGATGATTTTCCATTATGTAGTTCAACAATATCTATATTACcgtatttattgaaaaagagTTTATTGTATAATCCAAAATGGGATTTAATAAAGACATCAGTAGGTTTGAATGGATTCATAATAAGGagtaaatatattaataggGTTACAAACTATTTAGAACATAATAGAAAGTATAAACCAATTGAACATTTATTATCAGAATGGATGTGTGGTATGAGAGATATTCGTACTTCACCAGACATAGttagaaataatattaataataataacaataataataataataataataataataataatgataataataatattgataataataataataataataattataaaaataattatataaataatttcaaatgtaatgaaaataaaagaaatagttTAATATTCAAATTAACATTATTTAGTCATATTGATGGTGGATCAACTTATAAACGTGATGCAAATTCAATAAAGTTCCCACATTGTTGGTATGATTATACTCATTTGTTACCAGTTGGTGATAGATATTATGTTAAACAATGTTCAGATGATGATTTAGCACCATGTATTCAATATActccaattaaatcaatgatAACCGATCTATCAGAGATATcacatttaaatcattatataAAAGCAAAAGTAGTGATAAGTCCAACCGCCAAGAGAAACATTACCATAGATGTATCATTCGTTCAAAGATATTTACCCGTAATCTATAGATCAACATCCATATTGGAAGATACTCATAATTTCAGTACGAGTGGTGTTAATAAACATTTACAAGATCAtcgtaataataaaattaaacctCAAAGTGAAGATAATCTTCGTATACATGGCGATCattatgatgaagaagaagaaggaCTAGATGAAGAACAAGAATCAACTGGTACTAGTCTATGGAGAATAATCAAAAACTTATTTTTtgcatttttaatatttattttaatatctatcattattatttttacctttccattttttaaaaaattcaatacaaataaattaatgaaaaaaacaactgattaa